TGTATTTGTAATGCTTACGGTTGGATGAAAGAGAGGTTAGGATGCTTCTGCTGAGTCCTGCATTAAGTAGGCAGGGCTAGTCTTCTGAAAGAAGTTGGTTGTGGATGAATCCTTTCCCCCCCTTTTTCAGTCATCCACAGTttctattataaaattaaaaactcCTGAGTTTTTTACGCCTTTCCAACTAGGCGGCGACGTATGTTGCTTGGAATTCGGATGCGTGTTCATTCCATCTCTGATAGATGCTCACATTTTATGTCTTTCTGATGTTCTGCAGTCAGCTTCTCAAGTTCACGCAGGACACTTTGCTGCTGGCTTTGTGGATGGATGTGTCAAACTATTTGATATTCGAATGCCTGAACTGTAAGTTGAAGCTTTTTCTATATTTTGGGGGattttcttttctcctttctacACATCTTGTATTGGATAAAATTGATGTGATGGCATAGGCATTGCATTATCCAACTTTTAGGTCTGttctctttttcttgtttgagAGTGGGTGGCCTGTAGGAGAAGCTTGTCTTTTGGTGTATGATTTGTATGCTTTTAGGTGATATTGATCTTTTTCTTGATTCTATTAGGTGGTGAGTTCAAATTCACTACGCCAGGATGGGTATCCATTCTAGTAATTCGTCTTGTATGTTAGCAGAGGGAATTACATGCatacattttttgtttttacatgAAATACTTGTGTCATTTCTCATTTAATGctcaaattgtatatatttaGGCTTGTTTGTGCATCACGACCGCACACCCAAAGAGTAGAGAGAGTAGTCGGGATCGGCTTTCAACCTGGACTTGAACCAGCAAAGGTGACCACTGTtatcttcttcaaatttattctttgatttttatttctctttcgGCATACCAGTAATCATCAGctgtttcttttgtttcttaGATCGTCAGTGCCTCTCAAGCTGGTGATATTCAGTTCCTTGATATGAGAAATCTCAAGGAAGCTTACTTAACAATTGATGCTCATAGGGGATCGCTGACGGCACTAGCTGTTCATCGTCATGCACCCCTTATAGCAAGTGGTTCAGCTAAACAGCTAATCAAAGTCTTCAACCTGGAAGGTGAGCAATTAGGCACCATAAGATATTTGTCCACCTTCATGGCTCAGAAAATAGGTTCAGTCAGATGTCTTACCTTCCATCCCTATCAAGTGCTGCTTGCTGCTGGAGCAGCGGATTCTTGTGTTTCAATCTATGCTGATGAAATCGCCCCGACAAGATAATTTTCTGAGACATTTGCAAGATTGAGAAACAAAAACGCTTACAAATATAAGGTGAGGTGGTCAGCTGGAAATATGGACTGTTGACATCTCTGAAACATATCAGCTTATTGAGGTCTTGTGCTACTTATTCATTGAGCCTCTGCTGCGACTAGTGTTGCCAAGTTGGGAAAAAATTCAACCTATTGGAGGAGGCTTTAGcaaataatttgataaataggTGGTAAAAGAAAGGTGTAAATATCTGTTATTCATTGTTTCTAGTTTGTAATTTTCTCCGTGTGCTTCCTTAGTTCAGCCCCCTCTACTTTCTGTTCTCCCTTGGTTCAATTTGTACAGCTGAACtcataatttatatatcttGTTGGCAACCAGTGTTGTGTGTACCATTGTTTGTCTTTTTTTGGTTTCCCGCCCAGTTTTTAGAATCCAACTGTTCCGGATTCGCACTGGGTAGGCCCTCATTTGGGAGGTAGTGCAGGATTTTTACCTTTTCCATCCAAAGGTAGGTTACAATCATTAAATCCATTGTTTTAGTTACAAACTTTAATTGAAGCTGAATGGCCAACTAATGTGTTATGTGGTGTGTACACAACGTAAATCTATAAAGTACCTCTAGAATTTGCCACATGTAATCCCAAGTATTTCATTATGGTAAATGTTTGTCTACAGGAACACCATTTCCGCCGGcctaatcatatcatattccaTTATGTATCTACCTACATGTGACtgataaaaaaaagaagctgaaCAAATAGTAGCTGAACTAAAAATTCTCACCTTACTATTTGTTCAGCTTCTTTTTACTAAACATTGCCAATTTTTAGTGCTCTGGATCagaaaatataatacaataaatatGTCAAGTCCCATTTCTTGTCAATGGAGACGTCCAAGAGTGTTGCATTATGGATGAAGTTGCAGATTCATTAGCATTAAGTTGAAgaataatctttcaacaaatgGCAATGTCAccaatttaagttatttttgcaAATACAAAGACATGAAGCTAATCCCATAACAAAGAAGGGAGGAAAATCAATCAACTCAATGGTAACTTCAGTAACAGATTTCAAACCTTATCACCCTAAGAGATTATTTAACTGTGGCATAACATAAACACGGATAATGTAACAGCCAACCGCCAGAATTAAAATCAATCTTTATAACACTATCCTGCCTGCAAACTCCAAAAAACCAAATCAAGTGAGGGTAGAAGGGGTGGGGAAAGGTCCAATCATGTACATCATATTGACAGCATGGTATAGAAGATGTGCCACAAATGCTTCTCATTTTCGTCCACCAACCATACTTTGGCTGTTAGTTCCTGATAGACCAGAAGATGAGTTGTGTCTTTGATCGCTGTTGCCAAAAACATTAAGATCTTCAAACAGCCTATAAGATGGAATGAAGGTTTTTTGACCAGAAGCAGGAGTTGTCTTGGGGTGGGGATGAACTTGAGTGTCACCATTAATAGCTATACCATTGCTTCCCATATTAGGGAACGAGTTAACATTCTGTATGGGTCTAGTGGCTTGCAAAGACACGGGTGTATTTGTGGCTGCTTGTGGAGTTGAGTACATGTAGGTTGGTCTAGACGAAGGACTTGGATTGCTCAGATATCCGGGAGTTGCTGCCCAAGGTGGAGGTGGATAAGCAGAGTACTGTGGGAACTGAGTCTGAGTACGTGGTGATAACGGTTGAGACTGAGGACGAAGTTCTTGCTGAGTTCTAGGTTGTTGGTTCAGTTCAGGTTGCACAGGAGATTGTGGAAGCTGTTGTGATGTATGCTGAGACTGTAATGAAGATTCTTGGGGTTGCTGCCGTTGAGGCTGAGTGGATGGTTGGGGTCGGGATTGAAGATGAAGTTGTGATTGAGGTTGTTGCTGTGGATGAGGCTGAGGTTGGGACTGGACCTGGGCTTGGGTTGGGTGTTGAAATTGAGGATGAAACTGAGGTTGGCCTTGGTGTTGATATTGAGGATGAAACTGGGGTGGTGAATGATGCTGGGGTTGGGGCTGAGCCCAAGGAGCTACATAACTGTTAAAGCTCTGATCTTGATACCCAATATAAGCTTGAGATGCATATGGATTTCCATGTGTGGTTGAGGCAAGCGGCTCCTGATGCGTGTTTTGAGTAGCTGAAGCAGAATTTTGTGATGTTTCGGGATAAACACTTGATGACAAGGTGAGGCTCAAGAGGTCAATTATGTCTTGCTCTTTCGTGGATGTTGCAGGTGGGTCACGAAGAATTAATGCATTGCTTGCAACAGGATCCAATGGTTCTCCCATAGAATTACTAGCATTGGCAGAGACCATTCCTTCACTTGTTTGAGCTGCTGGACTTGTTTTTGAATGTCTGCATCAGCACAAGCATGAAGTCATTAGAGAGGACAAACTACAACCATAAAACGACCATACAGTCGCAAAAAGTAATAGTTCTGATTACCAAAAACTTCAACCAAATCCAACTAAAAGTTAATCTTTCTGCTGAGCACTACCCACCCCCTTATCTTTCCTCTCTTCATACAGATGAACTTTTGGGAAAATcaacatgacaattaaaaagaaCTCTAACAGTGAGTCAAGGACGACTATTTTGAAATTTCCTTCGCATGGAAGTGTAATAACCTGCTAATCCTGACATCTGTTATATTGCCATGGCTGTACATAACTGCAATGCGGTACTTACAATTAGGAATAAATGCATCTGTTATCTCCATATTTACCTTCGAGCTAGTTGAGCAAAGTCATCTTCCTCATCTTCCTCTTCATCAATTTGACCTGCGGTTGCTACAAGAACTGGTGCAGAAGGTTTGACATCTGCTATTGGACTGGGTGGCTTAACTTCAACAGGTTTGAGGCTTGGATCATGCATTTCTCTTGCAGAGAAGTTGTCATTTGGGACTTGAGTTGGGAGTGGAGAACCAGAAGCTATTGCATCATGTTTAGCCAGTACAGTTTGGAGGTTATCATTCAATTCAAGACCCTGGGCAAGAAGTTCTTCATCCCTAGGATAAAACAGAAGAAAATATACTGACAAAAATGAAGGAAAGTAGCACCAGTCTAGTTAACATTTGTATCACCATTTTCCCCATGAACACCACAAGACACAAAAGACAGAATTACCCTGTTGTTGTTAACATTTGCATCAACTTCTTCTGGTTAGAGCGACACCGATCAACAAGATCAACTATAACTTCATCCTTTACAGCCTAGACAGATAAAAGATAGCAAAGGGTTAtagattttttattaatgaggtGCATAAAGGAAGAGTGAAGTATGTACATACCAAACGATCGCCTGGGGTCGCAGCTTGTAGCATATCAGCCAACAGATCAGCAACATCCCTCATAGAATTTATGCTGGACAAGCTGTCAGGCAAAAAGTTAATTTACAAAAGAAATGAGAGTGTGAATAATAACACAAACCACCATAGTACAGCAACGTACGATCAATAGGTCTGCAAAGGCTATTTTAACTCACCTTAAGTTTCCCACGTCTGCTGCCATGGCCTCGTCAAGTCTTGTTGAGGAATTGTTTGGCATTCCATAACCAGGTTGCGCTTGTCTTGGTGCAGGATGAGTAACAGGAGGAGTAAAGATGGGAGCTGTATCAAATGAACGCTTGGGAAATTCAACACCAGCACGCTGCCATGATCATGACAACAAGATGGTTACTAGACAAGATAATTCAATACAAAATGTTTAAGCATGGGATTTGAGTCCTTGGACAAGGTttcttttgaaagaaagtgACACCCCACCCACCACATAGGGgagaaaaacaacaaacaaaagAACCAAAAAGAAAACATCCGAACAATTccattaaaaatatcaaaacacaGAAATGAACTGCATAAATCCCTTTCCCAACTGATCGTAATATTTCAAGCCAACAAATCAATGTCATTACAAGTATCTCAATGAAATCACAAGCCTACTAACacattaaaaatgattttgaacTAAAACATCACATCTTAGTTACTAACCCTCAATTCTTCATAAACCCAATAATACTGGGGATACTTTCCTCCAGGGCCACCAAATGCTTCTTGCCAAGAGTCCAGTAGTACTAGCACTTTATCTCTCACATGCATATCAGTCTGCAAAACCATCAAAAAAGTGGCAgagtattaaaataaaaggtCAAGAAAGTATGCCATATAATATCAAATGCAAATTCAGCTTGAGATGATACATGCATCTAATCAGAAAGAACTGAAGTCTTTTGAACAAAAACTTGCCTTCTTCTTTACAATTTTGACCATGTCTTGCAGTATAGTTCTTTCAGTAATTTGAAAATGCACATTATCACCACAGTTCTTCACCATTGTCTCCATAAGCTGTAGGCAGAAGGGCAAGAAGAAGAATCATTAGAACCATCAAAAGTTAGCGCAGCTTGACAACCTTAAAAAGAGATTGGATATCAATACCAGGTAAAAAGAAATACTATTCTGCTTAGTTCTAATTTAGTCAATAGTATGGCCCTCAGTTTTCAAAGGCGAAAAGCGTCCAAAAACACCCAGGTCTATTGGGACTACAAGTACAATACAAGTGTGGGCTTCATTTAAAAAGGTGCAACgaagaaaaaaatgtaacaCAAGAATTAAGTAACAACTAAACAAAAAGAAACTTCATTCATAATGATTTTCTTAACTATCATAAATatcttatttcatatttattgtttattacaACTCTGTTGAGGATAGAACATGTGGGCAATGAGGCAAACACCATAGTGCCTTATGTACACTGAGGCGCAACCTAAATGAGGTGAGGTGGAGCGCTTACCCTGTTCTTCAAGGCATACATATAGAGCCTCTAATACCAGTGATGGACCAAATTGCTAATGAAATTTTACTTAActgtaaattatataaataaacgAGAGGTTCCAACAAACGTACTGTTAAAGCGAGTAGCTGAACTTTGGGGTTCTTGTGCTGCAACCTCTTTTTCACAGCTTTGACGACATCTTTTGCCAACCTGTATAGAGTAGGGAGAATTAAATCAAACCTTAAATTATTTTCCACTTAGCTCTATGCATGTAGTTCACAACAACTTCAAAAGCAATGGAGAATGGAGCACAGTAACTGAAACTAGGAAGACAATACAAGACATCATTGGATCCGATGTTCGTCAGAGTCCTTTAATTAAGTTTGATGTTCAAAGAACCAATTATCGAGAATCCCTACTTTCcttgaaatatatttagtaCTTCCATGAAATGAGAATAAGTAGTTTGTAAATCCTTATAAGATAATAGCTCACCACCACCTAGAAAAATCTAAACACGAATCAGAAACAATTAAGAACTGGCTCCCCTTGATAATTCTTGGATACAACTGAAAAACCATTCCTGGTTGCTATAAACTGTATACACATGTGTAGCTGGGGAATTCAACAACTTAGAACCTAAAAAGGTCTTACTTTACTTCTACATATTCCCTAACATTCAAAAGCTCCCCAAAGGCAAATGGAACAcagtaaaaaatcaaaataaagttCACTTCTAGACTGATAAGACTTTCAAACTATCAGAATTTAGAAAAAAGCACAGTAAGAAAATCCCAATACAAAAATAACCCTAATTTCTATTGTCTTAAAAGAAACCCAAACATGAATCAATAACCTCAAACAAAACTGacttcagaaaaaaaaaaaactttttccattaacaatcaagaaaacaCAGAAACAAAAACCCACCATAAAACTTACAAGAAACACAGAAAAAGTTGAAccccatataaaaaaaaaagtcaactttCCCCATTTCAccataaaaacaacaacaacaaagaagTAGAGAAAAAGGGGTTTTGCTAATTATGTAAAGAAACAATTTACCATTGGTTAGAATTGATTGTATCACAAATATCAATATTCATAGTCCAATCAGGACCTATCAAGAACTCGCTCGTTGCCTTCTCAACACGAACAGCAGctgatgaagatgatgatgaagacGAAGAAGAAGTCGCACCCAATgatgaaatcattttttttttttgaaaaaacttcaaaaaaaaaacctttacaGCAAAATCTCTTTTGAGGTTTGTTAATTTCTTgggaaaatatttaaattgtatattttccGAGAAAAACTAGGGAATTTTGGTTATTTTGTTCGTATATTATGGTGGGTGTTTggtttttccttttctctttccGGGAATTTCGTCTTCTTTTCCTTCCACCTTTTTCCTCTTCTCAATTATCACATTTCTTCGCTCTGGAAAAGGTCTCTCTTTTACTTACGATAACTCACGCGCTATTGTAGCAAGTTATACACACGCGCCTATATTTGCTAAATGGTCCccctattatattatatatattacccctttctatcttctttttttttttttggtttccgGTGAGACTCGTAGATACCGGAGGAAAAAATTATGCATTTcgataaaataacaaaaaaaaaaaatatttttagaaaattttttatataaatatatggtttatcaatattataaaaaataataattttttaaaaatataaatatatctaagataatttagtaaaatatgattttattgtgtgttttttttttgttaaaattgaaatcTAGTTAAAATTCATCTCTAGTTTATCTTATTAGATTCGAAAAATTTGATGTTGTCACAACGATGGATCTCCTTGAATGCATGTGGAATGATCTGTTTTGTATTCACataatgttttacttatttggtaTGTCATTCCTAATTTTGTGCCAACTTTAAATGAGAAGTCATTTTTGGatatgatttcaagaaattttttattttttatttatagtttattCTTTTACATACATGAATGATTTTGATAAAGatacaatgaataatatttgattattaagaaataatgaacATCATGTATGATGAAATTGTTTTTATAACGAAGCATTgaattcttaaatttattttacaatgaatcatttgtctatatatatatatatatatatatatatatatatatatatattacaatgaattatttaacaaaaaaacatgttaCAATGAACATACATAacattgtattttatgtgtaataaattaattttttttacatcaattcaatagatatgatatataatttagtAAGATACAATAATTTTGATGTTTTCATTATACTTTAtgcataataaatttttttcgtaaattcaataaatatgacACGTAATTTAATAAGataataatgattttgatataatcaaaattaacttCATCGAATCTCTAAatcctctttaaattaataaatcttAATTTCTCGATTAAATGttatactataaaaaaaatttcatagtaccatttatattaatttagttagaatttactatatatttttaatgatggAATAAATTAGAATTGTACATGATACATCAAAATTGTAAGAATCATCCATGTAATAAAAAAAGATCCTATATAAAACGTTTGATATGAACATGTCAAAGCCAAATAAACATAGGACCAACACTATTCAATGATCCTTCTCCATTTTAGATAAAAcacttgaaattttaaaattcttttacaTCAGAATTCAAATTAGCTAATATTATAACAAAATGAGGTTTCAAAAAGATACTgtaattcaatttaaaatatcaagATAATTACTATACATAGTAACTGCTTGTTATAGTATATAATCGTTCCTGATATatgaaaactaaaaatagaagACAATTATTCTTTTTACAAATTTAACACCATAGAAGTGTTGctctattattattatgagaAATAAGTATACAATGAATTAGAGACAGAATTATCCATATCGGAACCTCTCAACTGTCTCAAATACTCATATAAGTAAAATATAACATTTGcaatgcactttttttaaaaaagaattccTGCAAACAACTCAACTCTAGCTATCTATGAAGTCCTTAAGTTCAACATGGACGTTGAGACAATATCCTGGACGCCCCAAAGTATATACTGAAATGAAAATAGAGCtctccggaatgcaaggaggacTCACTAAAACTCTCAAATAGAAAGTGCAAAGTGATCTCAACGAAGCGCCTTTTTTGATGATCCTGAACACCaatatctgcatcataaaaagatGTAGCTCGAATGACATCAGTATACTGAATGAACGAGTATGTAATGAAGTTGCGAAATGACAGATTGAAAGGACCGTAATAGATAAAAATATGTACTCAacaggtaaaaaaaataaaggagtgAAATCGTTGAAACTTTAGAAATACTTACTCATCTCTAAACTCAACATATTACGTGATAAGATAAAATACTCTGTTAATTCTAATTAGGAGattttctaaccgacaaccatcactatgagcaatgtgatgatacaacgtgtAGTCCACATTGTTTGAATTGTTCTATACCTTGCCAGAATATAAAATATCTCAACTAAATAGATCCACTAAAGCTCTACTCAAAAGCAATAAGGTTTCGTCTAAAAACTATGATTCTTTACTCATGTTGGCTACATAGCTTATGAGGAATGCGAATTGTCTGAACTCATTCTTATATCGGTGTTCAACGCTACTTCCAATAAATATACACTCATTCTCATATGTATAAAACATACTCTTTCTCAATTTGAGACAATTACTCAAAGTATCCTTTTTAAAAATGTGACTGTGACATCTCTCTAAATTCAtcaactcatttagaaataaaaaaaattcttttttcagtGTAAAAAATGATACAATTAGGACAACTTAATTCCCTTACACTCTTAgtcaaatcattttgaaaactCTTTCTCAAAACTGATTTTTGTTCTCCTTACAAATCAATTTAAAGACAACATTTACTTGGAcaacattttcaaatttgacTATACAGTAGGATTCATGGTGAAGTATAGACATGAACCAATACCATCAAGGATCTCAATGTACTGATAGATAACTCAACACTCTCGAAATAAGAACTCATAACTCAATAATATAACTTGTCTAGGATAAAATCTTAAATGACTCTTTTACTAAATTTAGACATATATAGGGTGTGAGGACGAACTAGTCCAACACTATGATAGCCTTACATATCTGAAATGATGCCCTAAGGCTACCCCTGACGTCAACagcctaggatcacgagtgactcGAACCCTGAGctggcatatcataagcatactaaaagattacagaataaataaatatactatGCGGAAGCTTAAACAATGATAACTAAAAGTGAGGAATACCCAAAACTGAACAAAGCATACTAGCAATAACATAATCTTAACCGAATATAAATGCTAAAATATATTGAAGGCTGAGCTAAATCCACTGATCAAGTACTAATCCTGAACATGATGTACTAAGACTGAATGTTGAAATATAACTGAAGACCTAATCAAATGCACTCAAGCCTGAatgtgggagctactattaaTCGACATAAAACAACGTAAGCTAAAcatggagtctgatgtatacgccccatcgagaggaccaaATTCTTGCTAGGGTCATAAACGTATGACTATTCTatgtatacaccccatcgagATAACCCAATATACCTTACCAAGGGTATAACGACATGAATGGCGGATCACTAAAGTTAATGCCTACAGAGGGGACTTATAAACCTACGAAGACACGTAATTCTGAAACTATATGGGTACGCTAaatcctagtccaactcggtattaagTTTACTCCCAACTGAATATGTATGTAAAACATTATGACTGAATTACTGAAATGTTGAATAGCTCAAAATATTGTCGTGCAAAATCTGAGAATATAACAATTATATACTGATAATGAAACATTCAAAatctgaggcatgtatatttgtttatctaacctaactagtgtaattcatgaactaaatgAATCTACACAACTAGCATTTTGAGTTTCTTGCAAGGAACTAAGCAATGATTTCACAAAAACATGATAATTTGATTATGAATACAATAACAGCTAAATCACAACCAATATTCAAGGTTTTATaaaccctaggtctaaacaAGATAAaaggaatcaagaatctgactaaaTTTTTGGGGACCTAATGGATGAAatgaacccactagtgaaatttcACCATACCTAGTGATGAAATCTATGGCGAAATCCTTCGATTTCGGGGTTGAAACTTTGAAGAACACTACTGCTTGTTCTGGGGAGTTTTGGTCGgcttttcctctttctttttgCTCCAAATTTGGACGATTTTAGGTGAATGGGGATTTTGGGTAAGTCTCACTAAGTTATTAGACTTAGATTGAGAAAAACGACGTAATTTAGGGATAAAATGACGAAGTTTAAGTCCCCAACCCATGGAAAAAAGATCTAAATGACCCTAACTTAAAATCTACTAAAGGCCACCCACGGAGGGACCTACTGGTCGTAGGTCGACCTACCAACCGTAGGTGGGGTCGTCGGTCAAGTCTGCCCAATAGGGCTTCACTAAAGTATAACTTTTTACTTAGTGATGAGATTTTAAAAAACTCGATGACGTTGAAAAGAGGCttcaattatgtattatttggTAGGTCATGGGCCACCTAATTTCTTTTGTACTAAGGGTAATGACCATTTGAAGTCGACCCAACATTAATTTCCCTCTAACAGGTTGCTGACCATCATCTATGGTCCAACCACGAACCGTATTGATTGACTGTAGGTGGAATCAAAGATCACAAATATTTGATCCTCAGCGATGGACCTTACCTATGGACCGTGTGTCAGACCACGGACCGTTGATGGTTTTCGTGGTTCTTGCACCGGTCTGGAAAACTgcaatattttctattttctcaaatttgtGTTGTTATATGGAAAAATAAGGTTCTTGAAAACGCTTGAAGAAAAACTTGCTTGGAAACCTTGAACCCTAACTTTGGTGTTTCTTAAAGACCTTGAgctcatattttttttagaatgagAGGGTTGAAATAACTAGGACTGATTGACTTTGGCTTTTGGAAGAAATTAATAGTCACTGGTTGAGATTTTGGTATGAGAAAAAGACATAACATCTCGTTCCAAAAATgtgaaaagaagagaaaactaAAAGAATTTTGAAGTAACGTGTGCAGTTGCACAACTGAAGCTTAGTTCACACAACACTTTGCACAACCTTAATGATAGCCATGACCTTGCTGTATAGCCATGCGGAGGACGTATACTTCGGATGTCGATTCGCGCAGACTATGTAGTGTCCAGAAAAATAGACATACCTTTTAGCATGTAACTTGATTTGATGAACAGTCAAACTCGATTAAATAATACTTCAAGGTCTTTCATATGATTggtattaagaaaaaaaacactCTTTATATATTATGAGGTATGATTGATtgaatttatcttttaataaaCTTACACGAAAAACTTAATCATTAGAGAACTTCTTAACTTAACTTTGTGTTTAAGGTTCATTATGACGTTAACTCACATCCAAAGCACTTCTAATACTTAGGGATGAACcttaacataattgaacaaatagTTTATCACCCGATCCAAGTTGATACACTAATGACAGTTGATTCAAATTCTAAGAGTATAATTGTGAGGTGTCACACGTAGAAATTTTTACGATCCGTAGgtcttttcaaatattattttaaaggatATTTGGGTATTTTCCTATAAATTTAAGGCTTATACTATGTCGTTTTACCCCTATTTCTAAGTCCTATTACTATCCTTCTACCCCAAATATATCTccaactctctcatccattaaATCTCCAAATTCCCTCAAgatcaaaaaagaagaagccaAGATTTTCAAATAAGTCTTCTTTTTCACCATTTCTTTGGGCTTTGGATAGCAAGGTATGTAGGGTTTTATCAATGAGTTCCATTCACCCATGGATCCCTAAGCTTACTCAATTATCCaagtcaaattttaataatattgattaggtttttatttaattcctcACGGGttttaattttgttgatttaattgtttgattttgttCTAATTATGATTGTCTTGACTCAGTTACATGTTTTCCAATTGATTTCATATGAACCCATAAAATTGTCATGATTTTGGCTATGGACCTAAATGATATGGATTTATGAAAAATCTTTAATCtatgaattatgtttatatgaagacAATGCATGATTtgtgaaaagaaatattttatgatttagat
The nucleotide sequence above comes from Solanum pennellii chromosome 9, SPENNV200. Encoded proteins:
- the LOC107031308 gene encoding TOM1-like protein 6, whose translation is MISSLGATSSSSSSSSSSAAVRVEKATSEFLIGPDWTMNIDICDTINSNQWLAKDVVKAVKKRLQHKNPKVQLLALTLMETMVKNCGDNVHFQITERTILQDMVKIVKKKTDMHVRDKVLVLLDSWQEAFGGPGGKYPQYYWVYEELRRAGVEFPKRSFDTAPIFTPPVTHPAPRQAQPGYGMPNNSSTRLDEAMAADVGNLSLSSINSMRDVADLLADMLQAATPGDRLAVKDEVIVDLVDRCRSNQKKLMQMLTTTGDEELLAQGLELNDNLQTVLAKHDAIASGSPLPTQVPNDNFSAREMHDPSLKPVEVKPPSPIADVKPSAPVLVATAGQIDEEEDEEDDFAQLARRHSKTSPAAQTSEGMVSANASNSMGEPLDPVASNALILRDPPATSTKEQDIIDLLSLTLSSSVYPETSQNSASATQNTHQEPLASTTHGNPYASQAYIGYQDQSFNSYVAPWAQPQPQHHSPPQFHPQYQHQGQPQFHPQFQHPTQAQVQSQPQPHPQQQPQSQLHLQSRPQPSTQPQRQQPQESSLQSQHTSQQLPQSPVQPELNQQPRTQQELRPQSQPLSPRTQTQFPQYSAYPPPPWAATPGYLSNPSPSSRPTYMYSTPQAATNTPVSLQATRPIQNVNSFPNMGSNGIAINGDTQVHPHPKTTPASGQKTFIPSYRLFEDLNVFGNSDQRHNSSSGLSGTNSQSMVGGRK